The following are encoded together in the Proteiniphilum saccharofermentans genome:
- a CDS encoding sugar O-acetyltransferase, with amino-acid sequence MKSEFEKMRSGELADFSDPEIQESFRHSRKLCIKLQTMTIFDDDYREVISQLIPDLPASSTVCPPIQCDHGSSFIIAENVFINYNAMCIGEGYVRIGKHTFIGPNCQFYTPNHPMDHVARREEKEYAYPITIGEDCWLGGNVTLLPGITIGNRCIVAAGSVVTKNVPDDCMVAGNPATIKKRLNQ; translated from the coding sequence ATGAAATCTGAATTTGAAAAAATGCGCAGTGGAGAGTTGGCCGACTTCTCTGATCCTGAAATACAGGAGAGTTTCAGGCACTCGAGGAAATTGTGCATCAAGCTGCAAACGATGACGATCTTCGATGACGATTACCGGGAAGTGATCAGTCAACTTATACCGGATCTTCCCGCCTCAAGTACGGTCTGTCCGCCTATCCAATGCGATCACGGAAGTTCCTTCATTATAGCGGAAAATGTTTTTATTAACTATAATGCTATGTGTATCGGCGAAGGATATGTTCGTATAGGCAAACATACTTTTATCGGTCCCAATTGCCAGTTCTACACACCCAATCACCCGATGGATCATGTGGCGAGACGGGAAGAGAAAGAGTACGCCTATCCTATTACCATCGGTGAAGACTGCTGGCTGGGTGGCAATGTGACTCTTCTCCCCGGGATAACCATCGGTAACCGATGTATCGTAGCAGCCGGCAGCGTGGTTACCAAAAATGTGCCGGACGACTGTATGGTAGCCGGCAATCCCGCCACCATTAAGAAACGATTGAACCAGTAA
- a CDS encoding Rrf2 family transcriptional regulator, giving the protein MNNTRFATAIHILTLLANVPDEWLSSDWIAGSININPVIVRKELGILQNTGLVISRKGKEGGSKLNKPSHEISLAEIYLSVKNSEVLGKKNVSPNPKCPIGKDINKNLAKLFAETDQLVTDSLRHKTLKDFVKQFH; this is encoded by the coding sequence ATGAATAATACGAGATTTGCCACAGCAATACATATTTTGACCCTTCTGGCAAACGTTCCCGATGAATGGTTAAGTTCCGACTGGATTGCAGGAAGTATCAATATCAATCCTGTCATTGTCCGGAAGGAACTGGGTATATTACAAAATACAGGTCTTGTAATCAGCAGAAAGGGAAAAGAAGGCGGTTCGAAATTGAACAAGCCAAGCCATGAGATTTCATTGGCGGAGATTTACCTCTCTGTGAAGAACTCGGAAGTTTTGGGAAAAAAGAATGTAAGTCCCAACCCTAAATGTCCTATCGGTAAAGATATTAATAAGAACCTGGCGAAGTTGTTTGCAGAAACCGATCAATTGGTGACCGATTCTCTCAGGCATAAAACATTGAAAGATTTTGTAAAACAATTTCACTGA
- a CDS encoding type 1 glutamine amidotransferase domain-containing protein, which translates to MKRIILNAFCMLSIVLFAAGCTGSGSSEERRSEVIVPDVQAVNRPHVAVLLTEGFQDAEAYMPIGYLENKDMDITVIGPETGRVKAYNSDFEIVVQKKVGEVSVDEFDALVLPGGRAPAALREDPTVVEFAKNFFNSGKPVAAICHGPQVLARAGVLKDVTTTAVGSIRGELEEVGANYVDEALVIDGNLITSRVPGDLPVFSKAIEEAIKKAR; encoded by the coding sequence ATGAAGAGAATCATTTTAAACGCGTTTTGTATGTTGAGTATTGTATTGTTTGCTGCCGGATGTACCGGTAGCGGTAGCAGTGAAGAGAGACGATCGGAAGTGATTGTACCGGATGTGCAAGCAGTGAATCGCCCCCATGTAGCAGTATTGCTTACTGAGGGATTCCAGGATGCCGAGGCTTATATGCCGATCGGTTATCTGGAAAATAAAGATATGGATATTACGGTGATAGGTCCTGAAACGGGACGGGTGAAAGCCTATAACAGCGATTTTGAAATAGTTGTACAAAAGAAAGTAGGAGAGGTGAGCGTCGATGAATTTGACGCGCTGGTACTACCTGGAGGAAGAGCCCCTGCTGCATTGAGAGAAGACCCGACGGTAGTGGAGTTCGCCAAGAACTTTTTCAATTCAGGGAAGCCGGTGGCGGCTATCTGTCACGGCCCGCAAGTATTGGCTAGGGCAGGAGTGCTTAAGGATGTAACTACCACGGCTGTGGGATCTATCCGCGGTGAATTGGAGGAAGTCGGTGCGAATTACGTGGACGAAGCACTGGTAATAGATGGTAACCTGATCACATCAAGAGTACCAGGCGATCTGCCGGTATTCAGTAAAGCTATTGAGGAAGCGATCAAGAAGGCTCGCTGA
- a CDS encoding ABC transporter permease, whose product MSADFSPSFFYSSSFFPFFVLLILLLTVIPALLISNRINRLSGGDVRQLFVNKKNHWIGVLVTAQFVIGVALIMGMITANRQMGLVKQAGERYRNLIEIWNTSTETDLRLFKQKVQSVPGVSGISLGNMRLMNVWIMHADMRKENGEKFQTTVFGLSGDEGLFRILQLQQLVGSEWETLPERYGSAVFVNRTFANLVEKPVEELIGEPLGRYMDSLDSVSVIAGVVEDFYFNSLEKKAMAVKMTRISSLEDRLTAMQIRLDGNDNGLAIKNIRQLWEQTYPDEFFTYADVYNTFISRNSKVTEMSDLLQMYSLISILLTCFGLFGISFYAVRRRTKEIGIRKINGAKTYQILWLLLKPIFGWIIIGFAIGVPLAWWLMERWLQQFAYRVDVSIGSFFLALLLVSVITILTVLWQLWRTIKVNPVESLKSE is encoded by the coding sequence GTGTCGGCAGACTTTAGTCCCTCCTTCTTTTACAGTTCGTCGTTCTTCCCGTTTTTTGTTTTGCTTATCCTTCTTCTTACAGTGATTCCTGCTTTGCTTATCAGTAATAGGATCAATCGATTATCGGGAGGTGATGTGCGTCAGTTGTTTGTGAATAAGAAGAATCATTGGATAGGAGTACTGGTGACAGCACAGTTTGTAATTGGCGTGGCATTGATTATGGGAATGATCACTGCTAACCGGCAAATGGGTTTGGTGAAGCAAGCCGGAGAGCGTTACAGGAATCTGATAGAGATATGGAATACCTCAACTGAAACCGACCTACGCCTATTTAAACAAAAAGTGCAATCTGTGCCGGGTGTATCGGGTATTTCACTGGGAAATATGCGACTGATGAACGTATGGATTATGCATGCCGATATGCGAAAGGAAAACGGCGAGAAGTTTCAGACCACCGTATTCGGACTGTCGGGCGATGAAGGATTGTTCCGTATCCTGCAACTTCAGCAGCTCGTGGGAAGCGAGTGGGAGACATTACCCGAAAGGTATGGATCGGCGGTATTCGTGAACCGGACTTTTGCCAATCTGGTAGAAAAACCCGTCGAAGAGTTGATTGGCGAACCTTTGGGGAGGTATATGGACTCGCTTGATTCAGTGTCTGTGATTGCAGGAGTAGTAGAAGATTTCTATTTCAATTCACTCGAAAAGAAAGCGATGGCGGTAAAGATGACGCGGATTTCGTCCCTCGAGGATAGGCTTACAGCTATGCAAATCCGGTTAGACGGAAATGATAACGGATTAGCAATAAAAAACATCCGGCAACTCTGGGAACAGACTTATCCCGATGAATTTTTTACCTATGCCGATGTCTATAATACATTTATAAGTCGGAATAGTAAAGTAACAGAGATGTCAGATTTATTGCAAATGTATTCATTGATTAGTATTTTACTTACCTGTTTCGGTTTGTTTGGTATTTCATTCTATGCTGTTCGTCGGCGGACTAAAGAAATTGGTATACGGAAGATCAACGGTGCAAAAACGTATCAGATACTGTGGTTGCTGCTCAAACCGATATTTGGTTGGATTATCATCGGTTTTGCCATTGGTGTGCCGCTGGCGTGGTGGCTTATGGAGCGTTGGCTGCAACAGTTCGCTTACCGGGTGGATGTTTCCATTGGCTCTTTCTTCCTTGCGCTTTTACTGGTTTCTGTAATAACCATTCTAACTGTTCTATGGCAGTTGTGGCGAACAATAAAGGTGAATCCCGTGGAAAGTTTGAAATCGGAATAA
- a CDS encoding DUF6146 family protein, producing the protein MKQIFYLFAALSFMVACSGPKGIVKIEPNGNEVVQEDSVEYELIVFDTGFETWYVLQNSPAKYRSQQYYENWNHQYVSAWNYNATQPRRRSFFQPIYGYERGVDYGFELNHKLFYYFQYVEHVLGIEIMPNGPKGLTF; encoded by the coding sequence ATGAAACAGATATTTTATTTATTCGCAGCTTTGTCATTTATGGTTGCCTGTTCGGGCCCAAAAGGGATTGTAAAGATCGAACCGAACGGAAATGAAGTAGTGCAGGAAGATTCTGTCGAATACGAGTTGATTGTATTCGATACGGGATTCGAAACATGGTATGTGCTTCAGAATTCTCCGGCGAAATACCGTTCACAACAATATTATGAGAACTGGAACCACCAATATGTTTCGGCCTGGAATTATAATGCTACCCAGCCCCGAAGAAGATCATTCTTTCAGCCAATTTACGGGTATGAGCGGGGGGTGGATTATGGTTTTGAACTGAACCATAAATTGTTTTATTATTTTCAGTATGTAGAACATGTTTTGGGAATAGAGATTATGCCAAACGGTCCCAAAGGTTTAACTTTTTAA
- a CDS encoding SDR family oxidoreductase yields MKTGITGATGQLGRLVVENLKKKVAAENLVALVRTPEKASDLGIETRAFDYEKPESLAEALHGIDHLLLISSNEIGKRRQQHENVIKAAQQAGVKWIVYTSLLHADRSTLSLAGEHKATEDALKASGIAYTILRNGWYTENYTGSVPGAVKAGVLVGSAGEGKISSATREDFAEAAAVVVTSENQQGKVYELAGDDYFTLTDLAAEISRQTGKEIPYKNLPETEYAEMLKSFGLPEGMAKAIASFDTGASKNDLFDDNKQLSRLIGRPTTPLIQSVKDILGQ; encoded by the coding sequence ATGAAAACAGGAATCACAGGAGCTACAGGCCAGTTAGGACGCCTGGTAGTAGAGAATTTGAAGAAAAAAGTGGCTGCGGAAAATCTGGTGGCATTGGTACGCACACCTGAAAAGGCATCGGATCTGGGTATTGAAACCCGTGCATTTGACTACGAAAAACCGGAAAGCTTAGCCGAAGCATTACATGGTATCGACCATTTGTTACTCATATCGAGCAATGAAATCGGAAAGCGCAGACAACAACACGAGAATGTAATAAAAGCCGCGCAACAGGCCGGGGTAAAATGGATTGTCTATACCAGCCTGTTACATGCCGACAGGTCGACTTTGAGCCTGGCGGGAGAGCACAAAGCGACAGAAGACGCATTAAAAGCATCCGGAATCGCCTATACCATTTTACGTAACGGATGGTACACCGAAAACTATACGGGCTCTGTTCCCGGAGCGGTGAAGGCCGGCGTTCTTGTCGGTAGTGCCGGTGAAGGAAAGATATCTTCGGCAACCCGTGAAGATTTCGCTGAGGCAGCAGCAGTCGTAGTGACGAGTGAAAACCAGCAAGGAAAAGTTTACGAATTAGCCGGAGATGACTATTTTACATTAACAGACCTGGCAGCAGAGATTTCCCGTCAGACCGGTAAAGAAATTCCTTATAAGAATCTTCCCGAAACAGAATATGCTGAAATGCTGAAAAGTTTCGGGCTACCGGAAGGAATGGCAAAGGCTATTGCAAGCTTTGATACCGGAGCATCTAAAAACGATCTGTTTGACGACAACAAGCAGCTCTCCAGATTGATCGGCCGTCCGACAACTCCTTTGATTCAATCAGTCAAAGACATATTAGGCCAATAA
- a CDS encoding Vat family streptogramin A O-acetyltransferase codes for MQIPDSNQIYPLKDYNRLVFLKNIIKSPNIIVGDYSYYDDHEDGLNFEQNVLYHFDFLGDKLIIGKFCAIGSNVQFIMNGANHKMDGISTFPFNIFGRNWSVITPTPEQLPFKGNTVIENDVWIGYKATIMPGVNIGNGAIIAAHSVVTKDVEPYSIVGGNPAKLIRKRFTDEQIKKLLDIAWWNWNIEKITSALPLIVNGDIRKLEEFYKSSKA; via the coding sequence ATGCAAATACCCGATAGCAATCAGATATACCCATTGAAAGATTACAACCGATTGGTTTTTTTAAAGAATATCATTAAATCGCCCAACATTATCGTAGGAGATTATTCGTATTATGATGACCATGAAGATGGGTTGAATTTTGAACAAAATGTCTTATATCATTTTGATTTTCTTGGAGACAAATTAATCATAGGGAAATTCTGCGCTATTGGCTCCAACGTCCAATTTATAATGAATGGAGCGAACCATAAAATGGATGGAATCTCGACATTTCCTTTCAATATTTTCGGTAGAAATTGGAGTGTAATTACACCCACACCGGAACAATTACCTTTCAAGGGGAATACCGTTATAGAAAATGACGTTTGGATTGGGTATAAAGCTACTATCATGCCTGGAGTCAACATCGGGAATGGTGCCATTATAGCTGCACATTCTGTCGTTACGAAAGATGTAGAGCCCTACTCAATTGTTGGAGGAAATCCTGCAAAGTTAATCCGTAAGCGGTTCACTGATGAACAAATAAAGAAATTGTTGGATATAGCATGGTGGAACTGGAATATTGAAAAAATTACTTCTGCACTTCCATTAATTGTTAACGGTGATATCCGTAAACTTGAAGAGTTTTATAAATCTTCAAAAGCATAA
- a CDS encoding gamma-glutamyltransferase family protein encodes MIRRYFFTITVCAVSFCAVLAQSTQKPPLHGKHWMSITGKPLAATAGSMIFQQGGNAVDAACAMLAATCTMWDVLSWGGETQALIYNPINGKVLAINALGVAPSGATVSFFKDKGYAFPPEYGPLAAVTPGTPGGLCYMLAEYGTLSLEEVLAPAMEMARGYPIDAQTANSIERNKERIKEWPYSKAVFLPHAGGQREAPAAGEIFVQEDLLHTLDKMVEAEQEAIRQGKDRKEAIKAAQDRFYKGDIAEEFVRGSREQGGLITLEDLAGWEPIEEVPLHTTYKDIEVYKLQEWTQGPMLLQALNILENFDLQEMGYNSARYIHTIYQSMNLAFADRDFYYGDPYFSPESPIRGLLSKEYARARSKEIRQDKNDNRVMPGNPYAYEGKNNPYEALLKQRSHLTDTTIIDPEVKDFVPRHDAGRYIVDDERFYHAEISSVNGYQDRLYQDRLTRGTTSIVAADKEGWVVSVTPSGGWIPACIAGRTGIGMSQRMQSFVLDSILNPFNVVEPGKRPRVTLTPSLALKDGRPFLAFAVQGGDTQEQNLLQFFLNVVEFGMTVQQASEAANINSNQLWLSLGGIRFEDRMPRPGSILLRQDTKKEVIYELKKMGYEIQLGNRTSGPINAIFLDNEHGSFWGGSSNHGEDYGIGW; translated from the coding sequence ATGATAAGACGATATTTTTTTACAATAACTGTTTGTGCTGTTTCCTTTTGTGCCGTTCTGGCCCAATCCACACAAAAGCCTCCCTTGCATGGTAAACATTGGATGTCCATCACAGGAAAACCTTTAGCCGCCACAGCAGGATCGATGATTTTTCAGCAGGGAGGTAATGCGGTTGATGCGGCTTGTGCCATGCTGGCCGCCACCTGTACCATGTGGGATGTACTGAGTTGGGGAGGAGAAACCCAGGCACTGATTTATAATCCGATTAACGGTAAGGTTTTGGCAATAAATGCTCTGGGCGTGGCTCCCTCCGGTGCGACTGTTTCCTTTTTCAAGGATAAAGGATATGCTTTCCCTCCCGAATACGGCCCTTTGGCCGCCGTAACCCCGGGAACCCCGGGCGGATTATGTTATATGCTGGCGGAATACGGCACGTTGAGCCTGGAAGAAGTGTTGGCTCCGGCTATGGAGATGGCCAGGGGCTATCCGATAGATGCCCAAACGGCAAACAGTATAGAACGGAACAAGGAGCGCATTAAAGAATGGCCGTATAGTAAAGCCGTTTTTTTGCCCCATGCAGGTGGGCAAAGGGAAGCTCCGGCAGCCGGGGAGATCTTTGTACAGGAAGATCTTTTGCACACATTGGATAAGATGGTGGAAGCGGAACAGGAGGCCATCCGGCAGGGTAAGGACAGGAAAGAGGCGATCAAGGCGGCACAGGATCGTTTTTATAAAGGTGATATTGCCGAGGAATTCGTACGTGGAAGCCGGGAACAAGGCGGATTAATCACGCTTGAAGACCTGGCAGGATGGGAACCGATAGAAGAAGTTCCCCTACATACAACCTACAAAGACATAGAGGTCTATAAATTGCAGGAGTGGACACAGGGGCCCATGTTATTGCAGGCACTTAATATTTTGGAAAACTTCGATCTGCAGGAAATGGGATATAATTCGGCCCGGTATATCCATACGATTTATCAAAGCATGAATCTGGCCTTTGCCGATCGGGATTTTTACTATGGAGACCCTTATTTCTCTCCTGAATCGCCGATCCGGGGGTTACTCAGTAAAGAGTATGCCCGTGCACGATCGAAAGAGATTCGCCAAGATAAAAACGATAACCGGGTCATGCCGGGAAATCCTTACGCTTATGAAGGGAAAAACAATCCGTATGAAGCCTTACTGAAACAACGGAGTCATCTTACAGACACTACAATCATCGATCCGGAAGTAAAAGATTTTGTCCCCAGACATGATGCCGGCAGATACATTGTAGATGATGAACGGTTCTATCATGCGGAGATCTCGTCTGTCAACGGATATCAGGACAGACTTTACCAGGACAGACTTACCCGGGGAACGACCAGCATCGTGGCTGCCGATAAGGAAGGATGGGTGGTGTCGGTAACACCCAGCGGCGGATGGATACCCGCCTGTATAGCAGGACGGACGGGCATAGGTATGAGCCAGCGGATGCAAAGTTTTGTACTGGACTCTATACTGAATCCTTTTAATGTGGTAGAACCCGGTAAACGCCCCAGGGTAACCCTCACCCCTTCCCTGGCATTGAAAGATGGCAGGCCTTTCCTGGCTTTCGCGGTACAGGGAGGGGACACACAGGAACAAAACCTGCTCCAGTTTTTCTTAAATGTCGTCGAATTCGGCATGACTGTGCAACAAGCATCCGAGGCAGCGAACATTAATAGTAATCAACTGTGGCTTTCACTGGGCGGGATCCGATTCGAAGACCGTATGCCCAGACCCGGAAGCATACTGCTTCGCCAGGATACGAAGAAAGAGGTGATCTACGAATTAAAGAAAATGGGATATGAAATACAATTAGGGAATCGCACGAGCGGCCCCATTAATGCCATATTCTTAGACAATGAGCATGGATCCTTTTGGGGAGGGAGCAGTAATCATGGAGAGGACTACGGCATAGGATGGTAA
- a CDS encoding site-specific DNA-methyltransferase: MSEMNKEQELVSEIRKLKRQLAIANSRAKTVKYGLVWMEVPETFDDESENQLPVIEEVKEKSIGNKDKKPTHILIEGDNYHALTCLNYTHKEKIDIIYIDPPYNTGSDEFRYRDKRILDKFPDGSDVPKDHPLRHSYWLSFMNKRLELAYNLLKPDGVIFISINEDEYAQLKLLCDHIFQASNYMTTFTVKVRHEDRILKGDKDYHETTEQLLLYRKSPKFKSIKRLQDNSSIEKYIYTIEELIDNPEQITLGSKVVSVFKPGEYRITKSTPSADKFQKINIRGSLKEGNSSGRFHMKYLEERNHLFGYLYKVPDMGGDMYGYRYFLTRESAAKVNSSYFQGIPLNKKEVKEVPYPNYMDFEEAFNSVGYEGGVEFRNGKKPVDFLKFIFSIGSCNKDAVILDFFAGSGTTGHAVMEQNYIDGGQRQVILCTNNENNIADEVTYPRIKNIIQGYLQSKNQKEVLYEVALNTKLLLDNSVIRAARDHFFSEEYKSRYDEIKEEVRKNKYTIYGVIKKGKRVPGLGNSLKYYKTSFVGNNNISSVSDEEKVNQAQKAGYLLALAENTLDEVERTNYFQLFGNNENTTAIYFRKELDEMDLLLKKLESIKTPKVLYVVNREDSRDFENRFAHIDNLTIKEMISIIPSFLQRCSVDG, translated from the coding sequence ATGAGTGAGATGAATAAGGAGCAGGAACTTGTTTCAGAAATACGAAAATTGAAACGACAATTGGCCATAGCTAATAGTCGGGCCAAGACAGTCAAATATGGACTTGTCTGGATGGAAGTGCCTGAAACCTTTGATGATGAATCTGAAAATCAATTGCCCGTCATAGAGGAGGTGAAAGAGAAATCTATTGGAAATAAAGATAAGAAACCGACCCATATTCTCATTGAAGGAGATAATTACCACGCGTTGACTTGCCTGAACTATACCCATAAGGAAAAAATAGACATTATATACATAGACCCTCCTTATAATACCGGATCAGATGAATTCAGATACAGGGATAAAAGGATACTCGATAAGTTTCCTGATGGTTCCGATGTACCCAAAGATCATCCATTAAGACATAGCTATTGGTTGTCGTTTATGAATAAGCGCCTGGAATTGGCTTATAATCTGCTAAAACCTGACGGTGTAATATTTATATCGATCAACGAAGACGAATATGCGCAATTGAAGTTGTTGTGTGATCACATCTTTCAAGCGTCGAATTACATGACCACCTTTACTGTAAAGGTAAGGCATGAAGACAGGATACTTAAGGGGGATAAAGATTATCATGAAACCACCGAACAACTGTTACTATACCGGAAATCCCCGAAGTTTAAGTCTATAAAAAGACTTCAGGATAACAGTTCCATTGAGAAATATATATATACGATAGAAGAATTGATTGATAATCCGGAGCAAATCACACTGGGTTCAAAAGTAGTCTCTGTATTTAAACCCGGAGAATACAGAATAACCAAATCCACACCTTCTGCCGATAAGTTCCAGAAAATCAATATCCGGGGTTCATTAAAAGAGGGAAACAGCTCCGGACGTTTCCATATGAAATACCTGGAAGAAAGGAATCATCTGTTTGGTTATTTATATAAAGTACCCGATATGGGAGGAGATATGTATGGCTACAGGTATTTTCTCACGCGGGAATCGGCAGCTAAGGTAAATAGTTCTTACTTTCAGGGGATCCCTTTGAATAAAAAGGAAGTAAAGGAAGTGCCTTATCCTAATTACATGGATTTTGAAGAAGCATTTAATAGTGTGGGATATGAAGGCGGTGTCGAGTTTAGAAACGGGAAAAAACCCGTCGATTTCCTGAAATTCATATTTTCGATCGGTTCCTGCAATAAGGATGCCGTTATTCTGGATTTTTTTGCGGGGAGTGGTACTACGGGACACGCCGTAATGGAGCAGAATTATATCGATGGGGGTCAGCGGCAGGTGATATTGTGTACCAATAACGAGAATAATATTGCCGATGAAGTGACCTACCCCAGGATTAAAAATATCATTCAGGGGTATTTGCAGAGTAAGAATCAGAAAGAGGTACTATATGAGGTTGCGCTAAATACCAAATTGCTATTGGATAATAGTGTAATCCGTGCTGCCAGAGACCATTTTTTTTCGGAAGAGTATAAATCGCGGTACGACGAGATAAAAGAAGAGGTAAGAAAAAACAAGTACACTATTTACGGTGTGATAAAAAAAGGGAAAAGAGTCCCCGGATTGGGTAATTCTTTGAAGTATTATAAAACCTCATTTGTCGGGAATAATAATATTTCATCTGTTTCGGATGAAGAGAAAGTGAATCAGGCACAGAAAGCCGGATATTTGTTGGCTTTGGCAGAAAATACGCTGGATGAGGTAGAGCGTACTAACTATTTTCAATTGTTTGGGAATAATGAAAATACTACTGCGATATATTTTAGGAAAGAATTGGATGAAATGGATCTTCTCCTAAAAAAACTGGAAAGCATTAAGACACCTAAAGTGCTGTATGTGGTTAACCGGGAGGACTCCCGTGATTTTGAGAACAGGTTTGCCCATATTGATAATCTGACAATAAAAGAAATGATCTCTATCATTCCGTCGTTCTTACAAAGGTGCTCGGTCGATGGGTAG
- a CDS encoding IS1595 family transposase has product MNILDFAINYPDEESCRKKFKEQRDQMGVTCRHCNCKEHYWLENKQAYECKRCRARQTLRSGTVMQHSNLPYRYWFVAMHLLTATKGSFSAAELQRQLGHKRYQPIWEMVNKLRDVMGKRDDEYTLEGAIELDDAFFSTEISLQERDKPLKRGRGSQKKTKVLVMAESKTVENPKPGKKPKKVRYLKMKVINDLKAGTITRNVKEHVESTADLTTDDSTSYTKLKEHVHSHTASVIPHEDLSNVLPWVHTAISNAKRQLLGVYYKIKPEYLQYYLNQFCYKFNRRYFGENQFERLLIAAVTYAPDFKSRIYNRNYCG; this is encoded by the coding sequence ATGAATATCCTGGATTTTGCTATAAATTACCCCGATGAGGAATCCTGTCGGAAAAAATTCAAAGAACAAAGAGACCAAATGGGAGTAACCTGTCGGCATTGCAATTGTAAAGAACATTATTGGCTGGAAAACAAGCAGGCCTATGAATGCAAGCGTTGTCGCGCACGCCAAACCTTGCGTTCAGGCACCGTCATGCAGCACTCCAACCTGCCTTACCGTTACTGGTTCGTGGCCATGCACCTGCTCACGGCGACCAAGGGCTCCTTTTCCGCGGCGGAGCTGCAGCGCCAGCTGGGGCACAAGCGTTACCAGCCCATATGGGAAATGGTCAATAAACTGCGTGACGTGATGGGCAAACGCGATGATGAGTACACCCTTGAGGGAGCCATCGAGTTGGACGACGCCTTCTTTTCCACCGAAATATCCCTTCAAGAGAGGGACAAACCGTTGAAGCGCGGCCGCGGGAGCCAAAAAAAGACCAAAGTGCTGGTAATGGCTGAAAGCAAAACCGTTGAAAACCCCAAACCGGGTAAGAAACCCAAGAAGGTCAGATACCTGAAGATGAAAGTCATCAACGACTTGAAAGCCGGTACAATTACAAGGAATGTCAAAGAGCACGTTGAAAGCACGGCGGACCTGACCACCGATGACTCAACTTCTTACACTAAATTGAAAGAGCATGTCCATTCACATACGGCATCCGTTATTCCACACGAGGATCTTTCCAATGTGCTGCCCTGGGTCCATACCGCGATCAGCAATGCCAAACGACAGCTCTTGGGCGTGTATTACAAGATAAAACCGGAATACTTGCAATATTATCTCAACCAGTTCTGTTATAAATTCAACAGGCGTTACTTCGGGGAAAACCAGTTTGAAAGACTGTTGATAGCCGCTGTAACGTATGCTCCTGATTTCAAGTCAAGAATTTACAATAGGAACTATTGCGGATAA
- a CDS encoding DMT family transporter — MNGKAKGYILAAIAAATYGMNPLFALPLYQTGMDPDSVLFFRYLFAIPILGIMIKARGRDFKIQQKEILPLIALGLLVALSSLTLFQSYNFMDAGIASTLLFVYPIMVALIMVAFFKEKMTLLTILCILMALGGIALLFKGGGGDGSTLSMTGILLVMASALSYAIYIVGVNRPILKEVATLKITFYILLFGLSLFLIRVDFGATLIMPEKWYLWFNLIALAVFPTAISFLCTTSAIQYIGSTPTAILGALEPVTAVFFGVVVFGETLTLRIISGIILIIMAVTLIIAGSNVKTYLVRFRKMFPKIPGKKPFRP, encoded by the coding sequence ATGAACGGAAAAGCAAAAGGATATATACTTGCGGCCATCGCTGCCGCCACATACGGAATGAATCCTCTATTCGCATTACCTCTATATCAGACAGGAATGGATCCGGATTCTGTATTGTTTTTCCGCTATCTGTTTGCAATTCCTATTTTGGGGATTATGATCAAAGCACGTGGACGTGATTTCAAGATACAACAGAAGGAAATTCTACCGCTAATTGCTTTGGGACTTCTGGTCGCTCTCTCCTCACTTACCCTCTTCCAGAGTTATAATTTCATGGATGCCGGAATTGCATCGACCCTGTTGTTTGTTTACCCCATTATGGTAGCGTTAATTATGGTTGCCTTTTTCAAGGAGAAAATGACCTTGCTGACTATACTGTGTATTTTGATGGCATTGGGTGGTATTGCATTGCTCTTTAAAGGGGGTGGGGGGGACGGCTCTACTTTGAGCATGACAGGGATCCTGCTGGTGATGGCTTCGGCCTTATCATACGCTATTTATATCGTCGGAGTGAACCGTCCCATACTAAAAGAGGTCGCTACCCTCAAAATTACTTTTTATATTTTGCTGTTCGGACTTTCTCTGTTCCTGATACGTGTTGATTTCGGGGCAACCCTGATTATGCCGGAGAAATGGTATCTCTGGTTTAATCTTATAGCGCTGGCGGTTTTCCCGACAGCTATATCGTTTCTTTGCACCACCAGCGCTATTCAGTATATCGGTTCCACACCAACCGCTATACTTGGCGCACTTGAACCTGTAACAGCGGTATTTTTCGGGGTTGTAGTATTTGGTGAGACTCTCACCCTTCGCATCATCTCCGGGATTATATTGATTATTATGGCCGTAACGCTTATCATTGCCGGTAGTAATGTTAAAACCTATCTGGTGCGTTTCCGCAAGATGTTCCCGAAAATTCCGGGAAAGAAACCTTTTCGCCCATAA